Within the bacterium genome, the region ATTTCGAATGTCGTGCAAGGCACGACCGCGCTGCTGGCCGCGCTTACCGACAACTTTGAGCGCCCCGGTCCGGCGTTGGGAGAAGGGTGGGTGGCAGGCGCGGGCGTGGCAATTGTGAACGGCGCGGTTCACAACAACGGCTCCGGCTACCAAGCCGCAGTATTGAGTACGCGCCGCGATCCGCGTGAAGTTTCGTTGACCTGGGCGCCGACCGCGGTGCTGGGCCCGATCAATGAAAGCGGCATCTTGGTGATGGCGAGCAACGCCACCAGCCGGCCCAACGGCTATTTCATTCAGCACAACAACTCCTCCGGCAAGACGATCCTGTGGCGCGTGGAGAACGGCACGCTCACCAATCAAATCGACAGCGGCAATTCCTTCGGTGGACAGATTGGGCCGGGCGCCATCATGCGCGTGGAGTACAACCTCACCGAGCAATTCAACTCCTTCACGGTTTTCGTCAACGGCAGCTTTGATCGCGAACTGACGGATCCCCAAAAGCTCGAAAACGGGCCCTATGCCGGCTTTATGTTGGCTGCCGCTGGTCCGGAGAACGCCATTGATGCCATTTCCATTTCGGTGCCGATCAAGGAGGCCGCCAGCATCACGGCGGTCGCGGGCAATGATCAAGTGGCCTCGGTCGGCGCAACGTTGCCGCAGCCGCTGGTGGTGCGACTGGTGGATGCCGAATCCAATCCCTCGCCCGGCAAGACGGTGGATTTCGTCGTGACCAAAGGCGAGGCCGTGGTCGCGCCGCCGCCGGCGCCGGATGGGCACATTCGCATCGAAGCCGAGTCCGGCACGATTCAGGCGCCGCTGCGCGTGCGCAATGATGCCGAGGCAGCGCGCGGCAAATACCTCACCTATCCCGCCGGCAACACCCAGGATGCCAAAGCCACCTATTCTTTCGACATTGCGCAAGCCGGAACCTACATCATTTGGACACGCAGCCGCAAGAATCAAGCGCCGGCCGGCAGTTGGATGGTCAGTGTCGATGGCGGTGCCGACCAAATCTATGACGTGTTTCAAGGGCAAATTAGCGACAAATGGACGTGGAACCGATTGAGTGGCCGCGGCAACGGTCCCGCGGAAAATCCGCAGTTCAATCCCCGGCAGTTCAATTTCGCGGCCGGCCGCCACACCCTCGAGTTCAAGGCGCGCTATGAAGAGACCTGGCTCGACAAATTCATCATCACTGCGGATCTCAATTTCATTCCCACCGGATTGGAAGACCCCGGCTTTGTCACGGATGGCAACGGCCAGGCAAGCGCAATCGTCACCCTGGGCCAAACCTCGGGGGAGGTGAAAATCGAAGCCCGGCATAAGAGTCTCGTGCCCGCGCAGTTTACTGCCGTGGCCTCGGGCGGCGCGGCGGTGCGGCTGGCCGAGATGACCAACAACAATCAAACCGGCGCGGCCGCCAAAGAGCTGTTGCTGCCGTTTACCGTGCGTGTGTACGATGCCGGCAACAATCCCACGGCCGGGCATCCGGTGAGCTGGGTGATTACCGCGGGCGACGGCCGGCTGAGCAGCTATACCAGCCTCACCGATCGCGACGGCAGAGCTTTCACCACGCTGACGTTGGGGCAGGTGCAGGCTGAGAATCAAGTGGAAGCACGGAGCTATGGCAGCAATGGCATTCCGCTCACCAATTCGCCGCGCCTCTTCAAGGCCACTGCGGTTTCCGGCTTTGCGAAGACGCTGAATCGGGTGGGCGGGAATAATCAGACAGCGGCGGTGCGCACGCCCTTGCCGGAGAAAATCGCCGTGCGCGTGCTGGAAGAGAGCAACGCGGGTGTGCCCAACGTGCCGATCGAGTTCACCGCAAAACGCGGCGGCGGTACGCTGGCAGCACAAACCGGTTTTCGCAACGGCGGCTTTGAAAACGCCAGCGGCACCACGCCGGCTTCGTGGTCGCTGTTGAACTCGCCAACCGCCAGCGAAGTCACCGCTTCCACCAATGCGCCGAAAGCCGGTTTGCGTAGCCTGGAAATCAACGCGGCGCGCAGCGGCGTGGGTGTGAGCCAGTCGCCGAAGTATGCGGAAAGCACCAACTACGTGTTGACGTTTTGGGCGAAAGTCGTGAGCGGCACCGCCCAGGTGGTTTGGCAGCAGAGCAGCAGCACCGGTGAGTTGTTGCAGCAAACGATCGATCTGTTGCCTTCGGCGACCGGCGAGAGTTGGGTGCAATATCGACTCTTCGGCGTGAATGGCACCGTCGGCAGCCGGCCCCTGCAATTCAAGACCAGTGGCAGCGGTCACTTTTTTGTGGATGACGTCCAGCTCTATCCGGCGACAGACGGCAACGGCCGGTTGGCAACAACGTGGACGGTGGGCGACACGGTGGGCAGCCAGGAGGCGCAGGCGGTCGCGCTGGTGGGCAGTCTGGCGAACAGCCCGATCAGTTTCACGGCGAACGTCACCGCCGGCCCGGCCGCAGTGCTGCAGCCGGACGGCGAAACCAATTTGGTCGGCTCGGTCAATCAACCGTTGAGCAAGCCTTTCGTGGCGCGCGTGACCGATGTCACCGGCATCAACGGTGTCAGCGGCGTGGCGGTCACGTTCAAAATCACCGCGGGCGGCGGCCGTTTTCAAGAGGGCGGCACGACCAAGACCATTGCAACTGAGGCCAACGGCCGGGCAGCGATCACACTGATTCTGGGCGGTCAGACCAATGTTGCGAACACGGTGGAAGCTTCGGCCAGCGCCTTGAGCGGCAGCCCGATCATTTTCACCGGCATCGCTGCCACGCCCGGCTCCTTCACCAAAGTTGCCGGCGATGATCAGCGTGGCTCTGCCGGCCATGTGCTGAAGCAGCCGCTGACGATCCGCATCAAAGATGAAAACAGCAATGCCTTGCCGGGCTTTCCGGTGAAATTCGAAGTCACCCAGGGCAACGGCAGTTTCGGCGGAAAGGCCACAGTCACCATCAACACCAACGCTGCCGGCGATGCCGAAGCCTTTTTCACCTGCGATCCTGCGCCAGGCGCCACCAACCGCGTGCGCGCCTCGGCGACTTACAACAATCAGCCGGTAAATGGCTCACCGAAAATCTTTACGGTGGTAAATTATGGCCTGAAGCAATTCAGACTCGCCTCCGGCAATGAACAGACCGGCATTGTCGATCAATTCCTGCTCAATCCACTGGCGGCAGCGGTGCTTGATTCGGCAGAGCAAGGCATCGCCGGCCGCGAGGTGGTGTTCAAAATCACGGAGGGCGGCGGCAAGCTGGAGGGAAGCGTAACGGAAAAGACCGTGCCAACTGATTCGCTGGGCCAGGCGCGCGTGCGCTGGCGCCTCGGCATTCGGCCCGTGGCCAATCGCGCCACCGCCATGATCACTCCGGCTTTGCCAGGCTCGCCGGTGCAATTCACCGCGACCGCAGAAGTGGATGCGCCGGCGAGTTTGTCCAAAGTTGCCGGCGACAGCGCGCGCGGGGTCGTGGGCAACCAGCTCGGCGTGCCGTTTGTGACAAAGGTGGTGGACAAACACGGCAACAACGTGGCCAATGTCGAGGTCATCTTCAAAGTGGCGGCAGGAGGGGGGAATTTCAACGGCCAGTCGAGCGACACCGTCAAGACCAATGCCGAAGGTCGCGCGCAAGTGACGCTCACCCTGGGGCCGGCAGCCGGCAGCTACAACAACGTGGTCGAAGCCCGCGCCAGCAACGGCTCGATTCCGCTGACCAACTCGCCGGTTCGCTTTGTGGCGAGCGCGGAAGCGAGCAAGGCCGCGAGCTTGGCGACCGAGGGCGGCAACCGGCAGACCGGCAGTTCGGGTGAGTTGTTGGCGCAGCCTTTTCGCGTGCGCGTGCGTGATGCCAACGGCAACACGGTGAAGAATCATCCGGTGCGCTTCACGGTGTTGCGCGGCGGCGGCAATTTCAGCAGTGGCGCCAGCGATTCCACGGTGATGAGCAATGACAACGGCATCGCCCAGTTGACGTTGCGCCTCGGCCCGGCCGTGGTGCCGGACAGCCAGCTCGTGCAGGCCGCCGCCAACGATGGGGTCAATCCCCTGAACAATTCGCCCCTGCGATTTGTGGCGTTTGCCACCGGCGGTAAACCAAGCGCGATCACGTCCTACGTGCAAGCGAGCGGGGCCGTGCCGGCTGACGGTTTGACGCCCATGCCGGTCACCATTTTCGTGCGAGATGTGTATGACAATCCCGTGCCCGATCAAGCGGTGATCATCGAAGTCACCAACGGCCCGAATGAGATTTCGCAGCCCACCAAAAAGACGGACCGAGACGGCAAAACCACCGGCAGCTTCGCCTCGCGGCGCGCCGGCGCGAAGACGATCACGGCGCGCGTTACCAGCGGCATCAGCATCACCAACGGCTCGACCGTGCAGTTTCTGGCGCTCGCCGCGCAGCAATTGTCACTGACCAGCGGTAACAGTCAAACTGGCAATCTCTACACTGCGACGCCCGATCCTCTGCGCATCAAAGTCGAAGACCGGTTCGGCAATGGCGTTGCCGGGCATCCGGTGATCTTCTCCGTGAAAGCCGGAGACGGCCGCTTTCCCGACGGCAACCGCAGCCTGCGCGTCAACTCCAATGCCAGTGGCATTGCGGAGACCCACTATGTCTTCGGCGGCACCACCGGCGAGAGCCAGATTTGGGCGGAGTCCGCCGGTCTGAACAACTCCCCCATCATCCTCACCGCCAATGCCGTCAACCGGCCGGCGCGCAAGCTGCTCAGCATTGCGGGGAATGATCAAGCCGGCATCGCCGGCGAGGAATTGCCGGATTCGATCAGCGTCAAAGTGACCGACAACACCAACCGGCCGGTGGCCAACATCAATGTGCATTTTGCCGTGGCCTTTGGCGGCGGGTATGTGAGCCATGCGGTGCTGCGCACCAACATTCATGGACTTGCCACGGTGGCGTGGCGCTTGGGTGATCAAGTGGGTTTGAACACGCTGCGGGTCAGCTCGGAAGGCTTGGAAGGCTCACCGCTGGATTTTCGCGCCAACGGCATTGGCGGCCAGCCGTGCTGTATGAATCCCATTCTTGCCACCGCGCCCTCGGCACCGGTGGGTGGCACGCTGTCAGTGACTGCGTTTCGTGTCAGTGATCGTTTTGGCAACGGCGTGGACGGCATTCCGGTGCGGCTCGAAATTGTTTCCGGCACCGGCATGCTGCTCGCTCCGGAGGCCATCAGCAAAGACGGCGGCCTGGTGAGCTTTACCATCATGTTCGACAACGTGAGCGGACCCAGAAGAATTCGCGCCCGCGTCAGCACGTTGCCGATTGCGCCGCAAACCGTGACGGTTTACGCGACCGCGGCGGCGGCCACGGCCATGGCGGCGGTGCCGCGCACCAACAACCAGGGCGGCACCGTGGGCAAGCCGCTTAACTTTCCGTTGCAGGCAAAGTTGGCCGATCGCTTCGGTAATCCCGTGCCCGATGAGTCGGTGAATTTTGTGATCACGGCCGGCGGCGGCTATCTCAACGGCCAGCCCAATCTCTCCAGTGCCGGCGCGTTGAGTGACAGCAACGGCGTGGCTTCCGTGGCATTGACGCTCGGTGCGAATCCCGGCGCGAATCGCGTCAAAGTCATTCGTTCCGGCCTGCCGGAAGTCGAGTTTATCGCCAACGGCTTCACCAACAATTTCCCGATTTTCACCGACCTGCCGGATCGGCGCTTGACCGAGGGCGAGCGGGTGGAGTTCACCCTTGCGGCCAGGGATGAGGATGGCGATCCCATTCGTTTCGGCGCGGGCCATTTGCCGCCGGGCGCCACTTTTGATTCACTCGCGACGCTGACTTTCACCTGGGTGCCGAATCTCAATGCCGCGGGCATCTATGAACCGGCCTTCTATGTGCGCGATAATCGCGGCGGTATCGACATCGAAATCGTGCGCCTCGAAGTGTTGAACCGCAACCGTCCGCCGCGCATCGTGAGCCGCAGCCCGGTGGGCGACGCGAACCCGAGTAAGCCCGACACTACGTTGATTACCGAACCCGGCAAACAGGCACGTCTCACGCTGCGAGTGCAGGCGGCTGACGAAGACGGCGATCCACTCAGCTTCATTTGGGAGCGGAACGGCCTGCCGGTCGGCGGTGACTCTGCGCGTTACACGCTGATCACTGCGGAGAGCTACAACGCCGTCAAGGTCACTGTGTCGGATGGCGCCGATCACGTTGCTACGGACTGGGTGATCAAAGTGCCGGTATCGCTGCTCAGCTTCTCGGCGAGCGCGGCAAATGCCAAGGGGGTGATTTTGAGCTGGACAACTTCGGGCGAGATCAACTTTGCCGGCTTCAACGTGCTGCGCAGCCAGGCGCGCAACGGCCAATATCACCAGCTCAACAGCGGCATTCTCCCACCGCGGCCGGGCGGCGAGTATTCTTTCGTGGATGAAACCGCGAGCGCCGGCAGCCGCTACTTTTACAAACTCGAGGAGATCGACCTGAGCGGCAATCTCATCAGCCACGGCCCAATTCAGATCGAAGTGGCGCAGCCGATAAGTTTTGCCTTGCGTCAGAATTACCCGAATCCGTTCAATCCCTCGACCAGCATCCAGTATCAACTGCCGCAACCGGCGCAGGTGCGGTTGACGATCTTCAACACCCTGGGCCAGGTGGTCACGCGGCTGGTGAATCGCCGGCAGGAGGCAGGCTTTCACACCGTGATGTGGCACGGCCGCAATCATGCCGGCGAGGCGGTGCCCAGCGGGATCTACTACTATCGCTTGGAAGTGGAAGGCGGGTTCGTGGAGACGAAAAAGATGGTACTGGCAAAATAGTCGGGGAGAAACGCGCCTAATCAAATGCAATTTGTTTCGAATCGTCTGTGTGGCCTCCCGGTCAACACAGACGATTCTGTTTGAACATTCGCAGATGAATGGGTTTGCGACGCCAATGAAATCCTCAAAACTTCTATTCTGGGCCGGCCTTTTTCTTGTTGGACTTTCCTTGCATCATTTTCTTGCCAGCGGAATCTCTCGGCCTGTGATTGCCTCTCCGATCGAACAGTCCATTAGCGAAATGACAGAATCACAAACTTATTCGGATGAACTTCAAACCTCCTGGATCAAGCACTACAGCTCAAGAACACCTGCAAACGATCGCCCCACAGCTTTGGCAATGGACTCGGAAGGGAATGCTTACGTCACCGGCAGCAGCGAAAACATGCCCTTTGGCACTGACATTCAAACCTTCAAATATGATTTGCAGGGCCGGGTACTTTGGTCGGCATCCTACGACAGCCCGTTTCACGGTGATGACACCCCGGTAAGCTTGGTGGTTGATCAGGAGGGCAACGTTTATGTGGCAGGAAGCAGTTGGGGCGATGATTCCCGCTGGGATTTCTTGACGATCAAGTATGATGCTGCCGGCATTGAGCAATGGGTGGCGCGTTTTCACAGCAGCGGAACGGCAGACGATCGGATTTCCGCGTTAGCCCTCGATGACAAGGGCAATACCTATGTCACGGGAATAAGCGGGTCTGCTTCACGCGGAAAGTTTGTGACGATCAAATACAATCAAAACGGCCGGCAACAATGGATCGCCTCGCTCGATTGCCGCGAAGATGAGCCGGATTCTCCCTCGGCTCTTTTGCTCGACGAGGCCGGCAATATTTATGTGACCGGAACTTGTGGCGTGGGAAAAAATAGCGACCTGGTTGCGGCCAAGTATAACAACGAAGGCTCCCAACTTTGGATTCGCTCGTATGATGGTCCGGGGCATAACGCCGATCGCACTCCGGCTGCGACTTTGGATGCGGCGGGCAATTTATTCGTCACAGGTACAAGTGCGAGAAGTTCTACCGGCGACGATTTCGTCACGATGAAGTATGATCCAAATGGTGCAGAACAATGGATCGTTCGCTACAACGGCCCCAAGAATCTGAATGACTATGCCAGAGCAATTGCTGTAGATGCTACTGGAAATGTTCTTGTCGCAGGAACCAGCTTTGATTCTGCCGGCGTTTCTGTGTTTGCGACATTGAAATACGATAGCTCTGGCCGCGAATTGTGGGTCAAGCGCTCGCCGGAGTCGCAGACTTCCTCCTATGACGTTCAGGCACTTGCGCTTCATGAAAATGGCGACGTTTACGTTACCGGCGTTCGCGAGAAATCATCATTGCATGCCACGGCCATAACGATTAAATACGATTCTGCCGGAGTAGAACAATGGACGTTGCGCCACGACAGTAGTGGCCACAGCATCAATCTGCCGGCTGCACTAAAACTGGACAACCATGACGGCGTTTATCTGACTGGAACAAAGTGGCAGAATGCTTGGAATCATGATTTTGCCACCTCAAAGTTTTCCAACTCGGGTGCGATGCAATGGTTTTCAGATTTTGGAGGGGAAGGCTGGGGTGATGGTTATCCTTCAAAACTTATGATTGACAGCAAAGAGAATCTTTGTATCCTGGCCACCGTGGGCGGCATACGCGGAGTGCTGAAATATGACGCACATGGCGGCGAACAAAACTTCTTCCCGTGTGAGGCTCAAGCGAATTTGATTACAGTCGACGCGACCGATCATGTTCTGATTGCGGGCCAGACCAGCGCGGTGGCAGGGCGTCATGGTTTTGTTGCCAAGTACGACGCAAACGGCGTGCTGCGCTGGCGCGTGTTGCACAATCTGAATGCCAATACAAATGATTTGCCCGTTGCCCTGGTCACTGATCATGTTGGCAGCGTCTATATGACCATGTTCAGCAATCAGAATTACCTGACGGTCAAATACCTTTCAGACGGATCGTTGGCATGGCAGGCAAACTACAACGGGCCGGCCAATGGCATAGACAAGCCAGCAGGTATTGCAGTGGACAGTGCTGGAAGTGTCTATGTTACGGGAAGCAGCGCCGGTTTGGATTCTGGTCGGGACTATTTGACGATCAAATACGATCGCCACGGCGCAAGAAAATGGAGCAAGCGCCTCGATGTCAAGAACAACGATGATGATGCTCGTGCGCTTGCGGTTGACATGGCGGGAAATGTCTATGTCACGGGCAGCGCTGCGCAAGATTTCGTCACGATCAAATATGACAGCAATGGAGTCAAAAAATGGATCGCCAGTCTCGAAGGCGCGTGGCATGGCGGTTGGGATCGTGCCGATGGAATTTTAGTTGACGCTGCAGGAAGTGTTTATGTCAATGGTCAAAGCGAGCCCTACTATCGCGTGGTAAAATATGATTCCATCGGCAAGACTCAATGGGTGGCCGGTTTTGAGGGTATTGCGCGCTATCAGCACTACATGGCGAGTAGTTTTGCCGTCGATGATTCTGGCAACGTTTATCTGTCCGGACGAGTTGGCTACATTTATAATGAAAGAAACGAGAGTTGCAACGCTTCTTCTTTACATTTTCGCACGGCGAAATTTCATTTTGCGGATGGGCGCCAATTGTGGTCTGAAATCTATGATGGCCCCGGGCATACAAACGACTATGTAGTTGATTTGAAAATCGCCGAATCCGGCGCGTTGTATGTGACGGGCTATTCCGAAGGGCAAGCATGTTTATGTTTGTCTGAAGATTGTTGGACCGCCATTACGACGATCAAATACAAACCCGCGGTTGCGGCCGCCGTTGTCGCAGAAAAGCACCGTCAGTCAAGCGTTTTCAGTCTTGCCCAGAACTATCCCAATCCCTTCAATCCCTCGACCAGCATTGCGTATCAATTGCCGCAGCCGGCTCAGGTGAAATTGACGGTGTTCAACACGCTTGGCCAAGTCGTGATACGGCTGGTGAATCGCCGGCAGGAGGCGGGCTTTCACACCGTCATGTGGCACGGCCGCAACTTCGCCGGCGAGGCGGTGCCCAGCGGGATCTACTACTATCGCCTGGAAGTGGAAGGCGGGTTCGTGGAGACGAAGAAGATGGTGTTGGCGAAATAGAGACAAGTGGCTGCCGCGCCCTCAGCGGCCGGTGCTGCCGAAGCCGCCGGCCGACCGGGCGGTTTCATTCAACTCCTCCACCTCAACTAGTTCCGCCCGCGCCACGGCGGCAATCACAAGCTGCGCGATGCGATCGTGCGGGTTGATGGTGAAGGATTGCTGGCGGTGATGATTGATGACGATCACATTGATTTCCCCGCGATAGTCGGCATCCACCGTGCCCGGCGAATTCAACAGCGTGACCGCGTGATTGAGCGCCAAGCCGCTGCGCGGCCGCACCTGGGCTTCATAACCCGGCGGCAATTCCAACGCAATGCCGGTGGCAATCAATGCCGATTCGCCCGGCGCCAGCACTTTGGCCGTCTCCAGCCGGGCATACAAATCCATGCCGGCGGCAAGCGCAGTTTTGTATTCCGGCACGCGCGCCGCCGGATGCAGTTTCTTGACTTTGATGCGAATATTCAAGAGTGGACTATCCTTTTGAAGTTGGTGATATTCCCGGATTCTTCGTTCGTCTGATCCCGCCATTCGCCTAGCCAAAAATCGCAGCCACCTCCCGCTGCAGTTGTTCGAAAAGCTAAGTGTTGCATCCCTCCGGCAAGTTTTGCATGAGACTCTCCGCCACGCGGCGGTAATACCATTCCTGCTGCTCGCGGCCGCGATTGAAACGCTGCCACACCGCCTCTCCCAGGCGATGCTGTTCCAGCGCAATGCCGCGCAGATTGTGCAGCTTGTCCGCCGCCACCACCAGCTTGACCGGCGCGGGCGCGGTGGCGAGAAAGGTAATCGTGTGTTGTTTGCGCTTTTCCCAGGGCAGGGATTTGTCCGGCTCGGAGCATTGCGCCACCAGTTCGGCAATCGTGGCGCCGAAATCCCGGCGCAGCGCTGCGAGCGTTACCGGGGTGTCTTCGATCACGTCGTGCAGAATGCCCGCGACCACGACCTCGGTCGGGCAGCCGGCATCAAGCAGCAGCAAGCCGACGGCACAAGGATGCACGATGTAGGGGATGTCAGTGCTCTTGCGCGTTTGCTGGCGGTGCGCGAAAGCGGCTGTGGCGAGGGCGCGGTCGATCATCGCCCAATCGTGGGTGTGGTTGTGAGTCTGGGTCTGAGAAATTTGCATCTGAAACCTTTGCTTTGGTACGCCGGTCAAAATACGAAATCGCCGCACTCACATTCAAGGCCGAATTCGGCGGCGCACCGGAGAAGAGATCGCGCTTGACTTTCCATCTGCTGATGTCTACTTTGCCGGGCCTGACAAGCGAGTTGGTGTCCGTGCGAAAAAAAATCCAGCCTCGGTAACGGGAGTTGTATGCTCACCGGCCACAGGCTGCGGTTTGACGTTTTGTTTTTCAGTTGAGGCCGGGATTTCGACCCGGGCACAGGAATAACCGAAAACGACCTTCGGCATGCGCCGCATTCTCAAGAACACGATACTTTCCGTTCCATTTTTGACCTTTCTCGGAGTGACGCTGGTCGACACCGTGTGGTTCATGATCGAGCGCATCCCCGAGATCGTGCGCCTGTTGCGGGACGGCGTGTTGCTGGCGGCCATCGTGATGCTGTTGCCGCTGCGGCAGCAAATCAGGGTCTTCTCCGAGCGCCGCATCTTTCACACCCTGCGCTACATCTTTTTGACCGCCCTCACCCCGCTGCTGGTGATGATTGTCGTTGACCAGTACTTGATCGCTGCCCCGGCTTCCCAGTTTCCCGCCTCGCGGCTGTTCGTTTCCACCCGCCATTTTCTCATCGGCACCGCGGCCGCGTTTCTGCTGGTGTTGCTGCACCTGCTGCTCTCCGGCCTGCTCGCCAATCTGATTTTCTACAAAAGCAAAAGCTCGACCCTGCGCAACTTTCGCCTGCTGGTGTTTGCCATGCTGCTGGTGGCGGCGACCTCTTCCGCGCGCGGCCGCGTGAGCTTCTTCGTGGCTTTCGAGCAAAACTGGCTCGCCGATGTCCCCTTCATTCTGCTGTTGCTGTTGATTGTGGTCAACGCTTTCCGCCATCGCTGGATCGATTATCTCAATCGCCGGCAGAAGTGGGTGGTGTTTCTCGCTTCCGGGCTGGCGTGCGGCCTGGGCATCATGTTGACGCAACGCATGGCCGGCAGCTTCGTGGCGGATTACAGCATCGCCTTTGCCGCGGTTTGTGGAGCGATCGCGCTGTTCTTCAGCGTCTATGCCGGAGTCACCGCCTTTGCGTTGCTGCTGCACTTGCCCACCGCGGGCAGCTTCGATGAAAAAATCAACGCCATCAAAACGCTGCAGGAGCTGAGCCAGTCCATCAGCCATTTCATGGAGCGCGAGCAACTGATGGCGATGATCACGCAACGGGCGCTGCAAGTCACGCGCTCCGATTTTGCCTGGCTGGAGCTGCTCGAAGAAAGCGGCGCGCCGCCGGTGTTGCGCTCGGCGGTCAATCTCACCGACCGCGAGCAGCAGGAGATGCCAATGAGCCGCGAATCCGGCATCAGCGGCTGGGTCATT harbors:
- a CDS encoding Ig-like domain-containing protein; its protein translation is MSASWIPSLVSAFAHLRKTRSEKYHPVRRQWRLTLAAILLCAVAAHAQLKIMPLGDSITDGDGSSNAAAYRSGLYTRLTNEGIAFDFVGSLNGGTGFPDTQHEGHGGYRADLVRDNVKSYLQKNPANLVLLLIGTNDLNQNQGVTSTRNEIGEIIDNIFQFNGLIEIYLATLLPRKDSHQSEIEELNALLPDLVLTKRSQGVKIFLVDLNTRFLADPNWQTARMFDTVHPNDAGYDVIAQVWFEEIRKNHAPQVVREFQDNFNRTGPGLGAKWAFNSAMQIKNNELVNTSTVDAWDRFLAIPKEMTNPRIIEFKYGANSDAVGRAFTGLAVMLNSADPNTADGYLVFHNVNSSTGENTIRLHELREGVPVNPAIQIEPARAPAPAVGEVFRVEIATDSDGHKFTVTTGGVFDGVLIDPLKRQGNEGLLYAGVQINGATNNGVDDFFATTASDLAAPGAITDLSVLGTSSAGVTLQFTAPGDDGNIGQCTSYDVRYSTTAITATNFNLAARALGLKPPSLVGTLENLEVSGLQGGTTYYFAVKAVDDGGNTGTISNVVQGTTALLAALTDNFERPGPALGEGWVAGAGVAIVNGAVHNNGSGYQAAVLSTRRDPREVSLTWAPTAVLGPINESGILVMASNATSRPNGYFIQHNNSSGKTILWRVENGTLTNQIDSGNSFGGQIGPGAIMRVEYNLTEQFNSFTVFVNGSFDRELTDPQKLENGPYAGFMLAAAGPENAIDAISISVPIKEAASITAVAGNDQVASVGATLPQPLVVRLVDAESNPSPGKTVDFVVTKGEAVVAPPPAPDGHIRIEAESGTIQAPLRVRNDAEAARGKYLTYPAGNTQDAKATYSFDIAQAGTYIIWTRSRKNQAPAGSWMVSVDGGADQIYDVFQGQISDKWTWNRLSGRGNGPAENPQFNPRQFNFAAGRHTLEFKARYEETWLDKFIITADLNFIPTGLEDPGFVTDGNGQASAIVTLGQTSGEVKIEARHKSLVPAQFTAVASGGAAVRLAEMTNNNQTGAAAKELLLPFTVRVYDAGNNPTAGHPVSWVITAGDGRLSSYTSLTDRDGRAFTTLTLGQVQAENQVEARSYGSNGIPLTNSPRLFKATAVSGFAKTLNRVGGNNQTAAVRTPLPEKIAVRVLEESNAGVPNVPIEFTAKRGGGTLAAQTGFRNGGFENASGTTPASWSLLNSPTASEVTASTNAPKAGLRSLEINAARSGVGVSQSPKYAESTNYVLTFWAKVVSGTAQVVWQQSSSTGELLQQTIDLLPSATGESWVQYRLFGVNGTVGSRPLQFKTSGSGHFFVDDVQLYPATDGNGRLATTWTVGDTVGSQEAQAVALVGSLANSPISFTANVTAGPAAVLQPDGETNLVGSVNQPLSKPFVARVTDVTGINGVSGVAVTFKITAGGGRFQEGGTTKTIATEANGRAAITLILGGQTNVANTVEASASALSGSPIIFTGIAATPGSFTKVAGDDQRGSAGHVLKQPLTIRIKDENSNALPGFPVKFEVTQGNGSFGGKATVTINTNAAGDAEAFFTCDPAPGATNRVRASATYNNQPVNGSPKIFTVVNYGLKQFRLASGNEQTGIVDQFLLNPLAAAVLDSAEQGIAGREVVFKITEGGGKLEGSVTEKTVPTDSLGQARVRWRLGIRPVANRATAMITPALPGSPVQFTATAEVDAPASLSKVAGDSARGVVGNQLGVPFVTKVVDKHGNNVANVEVIFKVAAGGGNFNGQSSDTVKTNAEGRAQVTLTLGPAAGSYNNVVEARASNGSIPLTNSPVRFVASAEASKAASLATEGGNRQTGSSGELLAQPFRVRVRDANGNTVKNHPVRFTVLRGGGNFSSGASDSTVMSNDNGIAQLTLRLGPAVVPDSQLVQAAANDGVNPLNNSPLRFVAFATGGKPSAITSYVQASGAVPADGLTPMPVTIFVRDVYDNPVPDQAVIIEVTNGPNEISQPTKKTDRDGKTTGSFASRRAGAKTITARVTSGISITNGSTVQFLALAAQQLSLTSGNSQTGNLYTATPDPLRIKVEDRFGNGVAGHPVIFSVKAGDGRFPDGNRSLRVNSNASGIAETHYVFGGTTGESQIWAESAGLNNSPIILTANAVNRPARKLLSIAGNDQAGIAGEELPDSISVKVTDNTNRPVANINVHFAVAFGGGYVSHAVLRTNIHGLATVAWRLGDQVGLNTLRVSSEGLEGSPLDFRANGIGGQPCCMNPILATAPSAPVGGTLSVTAFRVSDRFGNGVDGIPVRLEIVSGTGMLLAPEAISKDGGLVSFTIMFDNVSGPRRIRARVSTLPIAPQTVTVYATAAAATAMAAVPRTNNQGGTVGKPLNFPLQAKLADRFGNPVPDESVNFVITAGGGYLNGQPNLSSAGALSDSNGVASVALTLGANPGANRVKVIRSGLPEVEFIANGFTNNFPIFTDLPDRRLTEGERVEFTLAARDEDGDPIRFGAGHLPPGATFDSLATLTFTWVPNLNAAGIYEPAFYVRDNRGGIDIEIVRLEVLNRNRPPRIVSRSPVGDANPSKPDTTLITEPGKQARLTLRVQAADEDGDPLSFIWERNGLPVGGDSARYTLITAESYNAVKVTVSDGADHVATDWVIKVPVSLLSFSASAANAKGVILSWTTSGEINFAGFNVLRSQARNGQYHQLNSGILPPRPGGEYSFVDETASAGSRYFYKLEEIDLSGNLISHGPIQIEVAQPISFALRQNYPNPFNPSTSIQYQLPQPAQVRLTIFNTLGQVVTRLVNRRQEAGFHTVMWHGRNHAGEAVPSGIYYYRLEVEGGFVETKKMVLAK